One Bosea sp. 124 genomic window, TGACGATGAACATGGGGGTGCTTTCCGCTCAGGCAATGACGTGGTGGTTGGCGACCGGCACGGCCGCGCGGACCTTCGCCGTGTAGTCGAAATCGAGCCGGCCACTGGTCGTGCCGACGCCGTCCGAAGCCTGCGCGGTGACATGGCCCCAGGGGTTGATCACCATCGAATGGCCGTAGCAGGCGTTCTTGCCCTGGGCATGGGCTCCGGTCTGGCCGGTGGCGAGAAACCATGTCTGGGTCTCGCAGGCGCGCGCCCTCGCCAGCAGTTCCCAATGGTCCTTGCCGGTCATCAGGGTGAAGGCGGCGGGCAGGACAATAACGTCGGCGCCGGCATCGCGCAGCTTGCGGAACAGCTCGGGGAAGCGGATGTCGTAGCAGATCGCGCAGCCGACGGTCGCCTCGCCGACCTGGTAGGTGACGACCTCCTGCCCACGCGAAACCATGTTGGACTCGCGGTAGCTGACGCCGCCGGGCGCATCGACGTCGAAGAGATGGATCTTGCGGTAATGCGCGATCTGCCGGCCGTCGGGACCGAAGACGATGGTCGCATTGAAGTAGTCGTCGCCATCGCGCTCGGCGACGCTGCCGGCATGAATGGTGACGCCGTGCTTTTCCGCCAGCCCCGACATCAGGCGATAGCTCTCGCCGTTCGGAAAGGTCTCGGCGCTCTCGCGCATCGCGGCCGCGCTGCCGTCGAGGAAGGCGTAGTATTCAGGCAGGACGATGAGATCGGGCCGGTCCTCGGCGACGACCTTCTCGACCATGGCGCGCGCCGTCTTCAGGTTCGCGGACTTGTCGTCCTGCGAATTCATCTGGATGAGCGAGACCTTCACCGGCGTTCTCCCTGCTGACTGCCTCGCAGGAGATCAAACCAGGGCCAGCCCGGCAAACGCGAAATTCTTGTTCGCTCCGACAAGAATTGCTTATGACAGCGCCGTGACCAGCCCCTGCCTCTTGTGAGGGCAGTCAGTCGGAGCGGGCCGGCAGGCTCAGGACGCCGCGATTTCAGCCGCCATGTCGGCGATCAGGGCCGGCAGGGCATTTCCGGGGTTGTCGTTGAAGACGGCGTGGAAATGCAGCGCCGGCAGCGTTGCCTCGACATCGAGCACGTGCAGCTCGCCGGTATCGAGGAATTCCTGCACCACCGCCCGCGGCAGGGTTGCCACGCCGACGCCATCGCGGATCAGCCGCGTAATGGTGGCAAGCGAGTTCGAGTTGAACACCCGCACCGTCTCGATGTCGATGCCCGAGAGTTCGATCGCCCGCAGCACCGAATGATGCGGCTGCGAGCCCTTCGAATAGGCGAAGATCGGATAGTCGGTGAGATCGGCGATGGCGAGCCGGCCGGGTTTCAACGGCAGCTTCGGCGACGCGATCCAGAGACAGTCGAAGACGCAGAGTTCGATGTTGCGGATATGCGGTGCCACGACCGGCCCCATGATCAAGCCGAGATCGATCTGGCCATCCTGGACCTGCCGGGCGAGGTTGAGGCTGGTGTCAACGTTCAGATCGATCGCGACGTTGGGATAGGTCTCCTTCACCCGCTCGATCAGGCGCGGCAGCCAGGCGTAGACGACGGAATCGACGGTGCCGATCATCACCGTCCCGCGCATCTGGCCGGCATCGCTGATCGAGCGCTCGAACTCCGCCACCATGCGCATGATCGCCTCCGCCTGCGGCAGAGCGCGCTGGCCATGCGGCGTCAGGCCGACATTGCGCAGGTCGCGCTCGAACAGGCGCACGCCAAGCTCGCGCTCCAGCGTCGCGATGCGGTTCGAGACCGCGGCCTGCGTGGTGCAGAGCTTCTCCGCCGCGACCGAGAAATTCCGCAGCCGCGCGACCCAGACGAAGGTTTCGAGGAATTTGAGGTTCAATGTGGCCGCAAGCTTCGCTGGATGCGCTTCTGGCGCGGGATGTGCCGACCCTACCCCCGTTTCGCCTGCCGCGTGAAGCCGTTACGATACTCGGCCTCCGCGACAGCGCCGGCCCCGGCTAGCGGCACCTCGCGGAACGGCGGAGCCCCCTTGCCGGCCTCCGCGATCCGGACAATATAGCCCGGCGTATGGCAGCAGCGGCGGAGCTTTCTGGAATGGCGCAGGACGAGCCCGTCGCGCGCTGGATCGACCCGCTCGATCCCGCTGCCGGTCCGCGCTACCTCCAGATCGCGGACCGCATCACCGCAGCCGTCGCGACCGGCGCGCTGCGGCCCGGCGACCGGCTGCCGCCGCAGCGCAGGCTGGCCGAGTTGCTCGATGTCGACCTGACCACGGTGACCCGCGCCTATGCGGAGGCGCGCCAGCGCAACTTGCTCGACGCCGTGACCGGGCGCGGCTCCTTCATCGCGGCGCGGCCGGAAGCCTTGGGACCACCGGTCGATCTCAGCATGAACATCCCGCCGGCGCCGAAGGGGGTGCGGCTCGCCGAGCTGATGCAGCGGGGCATCGCCGAGGTGCTGGCGCGCTCCAGCGCCGATCTGCTGATGACCTATCATGTCGGCGCGGGCTCGCTGGCCGACCGGGCGGCAGGCTGTGCCTGGCTCGAACCGATGCTCGGGCGGATCGAGCCGCAGCGGGTGGTCGTCGCACCCGGCGCACAGCCGGCGCTCGTCGCGCTCCTGACCGTGCTGGCGCGCCCGGGCGAGACGCTGCTGTGCGAGCCGCTGACCTATCCGGGGCTGCTGGCGGCGGCCCGGCTGCGGGGATTGAGGCCGGCGCCTGTCCCGAGCGACGATGAGGGCTTGCGGCCCGACGCGCTGGAGACCACCATTCACGCGTATGGCGCGAAGCTGCTCTGCCTGACCCCGACGATCCAGAATCCGACGGCCATCACCATGCCGGAGCGGCGCCGGCGCGAGATCGTCGCGCTCGCACGGGCGCATGACCTCACCCTGATCGAGGACGACCCCTACAGCCTGCTCGCGGGCGACGCGCCGCCGGCCATCGCCACATTCGCGCCAGAGCGGACCTATCATGTCGCGACGCTGTCGAAGGCGCTGACGCCGGGCCTGCGGACCGCTTTCGTCGTGGTTCCCGACGGCACGGCGCCCGATGCACTGGCACGCGCCCTGCGCGCGATCACGCTGATGCCGGCGCCGCTGATGACGGCGCTGGCGACGCACTGGATCAGGGTTGGCGCGGCAGGCGATCTGCTCGACGGCGTGCGCAGGGAGGCTGCCGCGCGGCAGGCGCTGGCGCGCGCGATCCTGCCGCTCTCGGGCCGGAGCCATCCGAACGGGCTGCATATCTGGCAGCCGCTGCCGGCGCATTGGGACCGCCACCGCCTGATCGAGGCCGCGCGTCGCGAGGGGCTGGGGGTGACGCCGTCCGATGCGTTCAGCGTCGAGGGACGAGCGCCGGATGCCGTGCGCATCTCGCTCGGCGGCGTGCCCGACAGGGCGCGTCTCGGCGAGGCGCTCGCAACGCTGGCCGCGATCATCGGCCATGAACGCGTGGCGGATCACTCGGTGGTGTGAGGGCAGGCCCGGCGGGCCGCGCCTCCGCTCAGCCTTCCGGCTTTTCCCGGGCGATCGGCTTGGCCAGACGCCCCTCCTCTGCCTTGTGGAAGAACTGCGCGGCGACGAGCCAGCCCTTCAGCGGCTGGAGCGGCGGGATGCAGGTCAGCAGGATCAGCGGCAGCGTCGTGACGAAATGCACCCAGGTCGGCGGCTGATAGGCGAGTTCGAGCCAAAGCGGAAAGGCGGCGGCCGGCACGCAGACGAACATCATCACGAAGAAGGCCGGGCCGTCCGCCGGATCGGCGAAGGAATAGTCGAGCCCGCAGACCTCGCAGGACGGACGCAGCTTCAGGAAACCCTGGAACAGATGGCCCTTGCCGCAGCGCGGGCAGCGGCCGCGCAGACCCGTCTGCAGCGGCGACAGAGGCGGCCATTGCTCGCCGGACATGACGGTCTCCCGAAAGCGCGCCGCGTCATCGGCGCGGTCTTCACATGGGAGCAGATGAAGACAATGTCAATATTGTATGCATGCGACATAGAAGCCACCAGACGCGCCTGGAAGCAACAGCCCCATGCTGAGGCGCCGCGCGATCGCGATCAAATATGGATCGCATGCCCGAGCGCCTTGAGCGCCGCCTCCTGGAAACCCTCGCCTTGTGTCGGATGGGCGTGGATCGTGCCGGCGATATCCTCCAGCGTTGCACCCATCTCGATGGCGAGCCCGAAGGCGGTCGAGAGTTCGGAGACGCCCGAGCCCACCGCCTGGATGCCGAGGACGAGCTGCGTCTGCGCCTGGGCGACGATGCGGACGAAGCCCTGCTCGCCGTCGCGCGTCATCGCCCGGCCATTGGCCGCGAAGGGAAACTGGCCGATCCTGACATCGAGTCCGGCGCGCTTCGCTTCGTCCGGCGACAGGCCGGCCGAGACGATCTCGGGATCGGTGAAGCAGATCGCCGGGATGCAGCGCTTGTCCCAGGCACGCGAGAGGCCCGCCGCGATCTCGGCGACCATCTCGCCCTGCGCCATGGCGCGATGGGCCAGCATCGGCTCGCCTGTGACGTCGCCGATGGCATGGATGCCGCGCATCGAGGTCTCGCACTGGTCGCCGATGCGGATAAAGCGGCCATCCATGTCGAGCACCAGTTCGTCGAGACCGAGACCAGCGGTAGCCGGCGCCCGGCCAACGGTGACGAGGATTTTGTCGGCAGCGATGCGGCGCTCCTGGCCGTCCGCTGTCTCGACCAGCAAGGCGTCGCCCTTCGGCGCTGCGCCCCGCGCCTTGGCGCCAAGCAGGACTTCGATGCCGAGCAAAGTCAGCCGCTTCGCGACCGGCCCGGTCATATCGGCATCATAGAGCGGCAGGATGCGACCTTGAGCCTCGACGATCGTGACCTGGCTGCCGAGCTTGGCGAAGGCAATGCCGAGTTCCAGCCCGATATAACCGCCGCCGACGACGGCTAGGCGCCTGGGCACCTCGGCCAGCGCCAGCGCCTCCGTCGAGGAGATCACCGGGCCACCGAAGGGCAGAAAGGGCAATTCGACCGGGATCGAGCCGGTCGCGATGACGATCCTCTCGGCGCGGATCACCTTCGGGCCGGTCTCGGTCTCGACCACCACCGTCTTGCCGTCGCGGAAGCGAGCGCGGCCATGGACGATCTTGACCTTGGCCTTGCGCAGAAGCGCCGCGACGCCGTTGTTGAGGCGCGCGACGATGCCGTCCTTCCAGGCGACGGCCTTGCCGAAATCGAGCGCCGGTGCGCCCGCCGTCAGTCCAAAGGGCGTCTTGCCAGCGGCGGCATGGGCCACCTTCTCGAACTCCTCGGCGACGTGGATCATCGCCTTGGAGGGGATGCAGCCGACATTCAGGCAGGTGCCGCCGAGCTTGCCACTCTCGACGATGACGGTGTCGAGGCCGAGCTGGCCGGCCCGGATGGCGCAGACATAGCCGCCGGGACCGGCGCCGATGACGAGCAGCTTGCAGATGATCTCGGTCATGACTGAACTCCGCCCCAAACGGGGAAGGCTTTCCTTTTGAAACGCGCCATCGTCCCGGGCGACCGGAGGGAGACCCAGGACCCATTCCGGAACGGCTCAGGAATGGATCCCGGATCTCCGCTTCGCTGCGTCCGAGATGACCCGGTAAAGGTGATGAGGACAGACACCATCGCCTCAGACATCGATGAACAGCGTGGCCGGGTTCTCAAGCAACTCCTTGAGCCGCTGCACGAAGACGGCCGCGTCCCAACCGTCGACGACGCGATGGTCGAAGCTGGAGGACAGGTTCATCATCTTACGCGGGACGAAGGTGGTACCGTCCCAGACCGGACGCACCATCATCTTGTTGACGCCGACGATGGCGACCTCGGGATGGTTGATGACCGGCGTCGTTGCAATGCCGCCCATCGCGCCAAGCGAGGTGATGGTGATGGTCGAGCCGGTGAGTTCGTCGCGGGTCGCGGTGCCGTCGCGGGCGCGATCGGCAATGCGGTTGAGTTCAACGGCGCAGCCCCAGATGTCACGCGCCTCGGCATGTTTGACCACCGGCACCATCAGCCCGCCCGGCGTCTGCGTCGCGATACCGAGATGAATGCCGGCATGCTGGCGCACGATGCCGGCCTCGTCGTCATAGAGCGCGTTCAGGTTGGGCTGCTCGGCCAGCGCCTTGACCATGGCGCGCATCAGGAACGGCAGCAGCGTCAGCTTCGGCCGCTCGGGCGTCGGCTTCCGGTTCAACGTCGCGCGCAAATCCTCGAGCGGGTTGACATTCACCTCCTCGACGATGGTGATGTGCGGGATACGCGCTTTCGACAGCGCCATCTTCTCGGCGATCTTGCGCCTGAGACCGACGATCTTGACCTCGGTGACACCGCTCTTCTCGGCAAGGCCGGGCGTGTGGCCCGGCTCCGGGCCGCGAAGCAGGAAGGCGTCGATGTCCTCGTGCAGGATGCGGCTCGCGGGCCCCGTGCCCGTGACCTGGCGCAGATCGATGCCGGCTTCGCGCGCCTTGAGACGCACCGCCGGCGAGGCCAGCGGCTTGTCGCCAGGCGCACGGCGCGGGGCAGCCGGTGCCTGAGGCGCCGCCGTCGCGATCGCCCGCGTGGGCTTAGGGACTGTCATGGCGCGGGGCGGCTCGGGGGAAGCCGCGGCCTTGGCCGATTCCGGCACGGCGGATTTCGGCGTCTCGGATTTCGACTCGGCCTGCTCTGGCTCCGGCTCGGCCGTATCAGCCGGCGGTTCTTCGGCTCCGGCCTCGCCGGCGATCTTGAGCTTCACGATCGCCGAACCGATCGCAACCGTGTCGCCAACCTCGGCGCCGATCCAGGTGACCTCGCCGTCGACGGGCGCCGGAATCTCGACCGTCGCCTTGTCGGTCATCACGGCGGCAAGCAGGTCATCCTCGCGGATGATGTCGCCGACCTTGACGTGCCACTCGACCAGTTCGGCCTCGGCGATGCCTTCGCCGACATCGGGAAGCTTGATGATGCGCTCGGCCATCAGCGGCTCTCCATGATCTCGGCAAGCGCCTGGCCGACGCGGGCCGGGCCGGGGAAATAGGCCCACTCCTGGGCATGGGGATAAGGCGTATCCCAGCCTGCGACACGCCGGACCGGCGCCTCGAGATGATAGAAGCAGGTCTCCTGAACGAGCGCGGCCAGCTCGGCGCCAAAACCCGACGTCAGCGTCGCCTCGTGCAGCACCATGCAGCGCCCGGTCTTGGCGACGGAGGCGGTGATCGTGTCGAGGTCGAGCGGAACGAGGCTGCGCAGATCGATCACTTCGGCGTCAATGCCGGTCTCCTGCGCCACGGCCTCGGCGACATGCACCATGGTGCCATAGGTGACGATGGTGCAGGCCGAACCCTCGCGTCGGATCGCGGCCTTGCCGAGCGGCAGCGCGAAATGGCCATCGGGCACCTCGCCGAGCTCATGCTTCGACCAGGGCGTCACCGGCCGGTCGTGATGGCCGTCGAAGGGACCATTATAGAGGCGCTTGGGCTCCAGGAAGATCACAGGGTCCGGATCCTCGATCGCGGCGATCAGCAGCCCCTTGGCGTCGTAGGGGTTGGAGGGCACCACGGTCTTCAGCCCCGAGACGTGGGTGAAGAGGGCCTCGGGGCTCTGGCTGTGGGTCTGGCCGCCGAAGATGCCGCCGCCGGTCGGCATGCGGATCACGATCGGGCAGGTGAAGTCGCCATTCGAGCGATAGCGCAGCCGGGCGGCCTCGGAGACGATCTGGTCATAGGCCGGATACATGTAGTCGGCGAACTGGATCTCGATGCAGGGCCGCAGGCCATAGGCAGCCATGCCGATCGCCGTGCCGACGATGCCGGCCTCGCTGATCGGTGCGTCGAAACAGCGGTTGACGCCGTATTTCTGCTGCAGCCCATGGGTGCAGCGGAAGACGCCGCCGAAAAAGCCCACATCCTCGCCATAGACCACGACATTCTCGTCGCGCCCCATCGAGACGTCCATGGCGGAGCGGATCGCCTCGATCATCGTCATGCGTGGCATGGTCAGCGGCCTCCGAAAAAGAGAGGGGCGGACCACATCGTCATGGTCGGGCTTGTCCCGACCATCCACGTCTTCCTCTGGCGAGGGCCGTGTTCAAGACATGGGTGCTCGCCACAAGGGCGAGCATGACGGCGGAGGTTCATGTGCCAGGAAGCCATGCGTCTCACACCCCCAATTGCTGGCGCTGGCGGCGCAGATGCGGCGGCAGCTCGGCATAGACGCCCTCGAACATGTCGCGCGCCGAGGGCTTGCCGCCGGAATGCAGCGTGCCAAAGCTCTCGGCCTCCTTCTGGGCGGCAATCACCGTCTCCAGGATCTCGGCCTCGGCCTGCTTGTGGCGCTCCTCGCTCCAGGCGCCGACCGCGATCAGGTGCTCCTTCAGCCGCATCAGCGGGTCGCCCAGCGGCCAGCCATCCGATTCATGCTTGGGCCGATAGGCGGAGGGGTCGTCCGAAGTGGAATGGGCGCCGGCGCGGTAGGTGACGTATTCGACCAGCGTGGGACCCAGATTGCGGCGCGCCCGCTCGATCGCCCATTGCGCCACCGCATAGGTCGCGAGGTAATCGTTGCCGTCGACCCGCAGCGCCGGGATGCCGAAGCCGAGTCCCCTCGCCGCGAAGGTGCCCGAGCCGCCGCGCGCGATGCCCTGGAAGGTCGAGATCGCCCATTGGTTGTTGACGACGTTGAGGACGACGGGGGCCTTGTAGGTCGAGGCGAAGACGAGCGCAGCGTGGAAATCCGATTCCGCCGTCGAGCCGTCGCCGACCCAGGCTGCCGCTATCTTCGTGTCGCCCTTGATCGCCGAAGCCATAGCCCAGCCGACCGCCTGCACGAACTGCGTCGCCAGATTGCCGGAGATCGAGAAGAAGCCATGCTGCTTCGACGAATACATCACCGGCAATTGCCGGCCTTTCAGCGGGTCGCGCTCGTTGGAATAGATCTGGCACATCATGTCGACGAGCGGATACTCGTCGGCGATCAGCAGCCCGGCCTGGCGATAGGTCGGGAAGTTCATGTCGCCGGGCGCGAGCGCGATGCGGAAGGCGCAGCTCACCGCCTCCTCGCCGGTGTGCTGCATGTAAAACGAGGTCTTACCCTGGCGCTGGGCCATCTGCATGCGGGCGTCGAAGGTGCGCAGCGTCATCATGTGGCGCAGGCCGCGGATCAGGTCTTCCTTGGAGAGGTCCGGCACCCAGGGGCCAACCGCTTCGCCCTCGCGGTTGAGGACGCGGATGATCGAATAGGCGAGATCCCTGATCTCCTTGGGATCGACGTCGACGGGCGGACGCTCGACCGTACCAGCCTTCGGGATCACGACATGGGAGAAGTCGGGCTTCTCGCCCGGCCGGCTCGCCGGCTGCGGCACATGAAAGCGAAGGGGAGTGTCAGACGTCATGGCCGCGCTCCAGTCTTCCTACAGGCATCGCCCTGGCTCCCCAGCATTCCGCCGTCCGCCCCGGACAGCAAGCCGTATCGTCGTCACGGGGCCCGGTTCCGCGCCATGCCGAGCGGCAGGGCCGGCCCGTCCCTCTTGCCGTCAGGCTAGCCCGACCCTGAAAAAGAGTTCTCTCGAAATTGGTTGCGGAAGGAACCGACAACGGAAATAATTTCTGCCCCATGACAATTTAACAGGATGATTTGCCGTGATATCGCGAAGCAGACGAGGAGACGAGCCCGATCAGACCGATCTGCGGATTCTCTCCGCCCTGCAGGAAGACGGCCGGCTGACCACCAATGCGCTGGCGGAGAAGGTCGGGCTGTCACCCTCGCCGTGCTGGACGCGGGTGAAGCGGCTGGAGGAAAGCGGCGCGATCGAAAAATATGTCGCCGTGCTCGACCAGAAGGTGCTCGGCTTCAACAATGTCGTCTTCGTCGAGATCACCCTCGACAAGCATGACGACAAGATCCTCGACCATTTCGGCGAGGCGCTGACGCGCATCCCCGAGGTGGTCGAGGCCTATCTGGTCACCGGCGAATACGACTATCTCGTCAAGGTCGTG contains:
- a CDS encoding carbon-nitrogen hydrolase family protein translates to MKVSLIQMNSQDDKSANLKTARAMVEKVVAEDRPDLIVLPEYYAFLDGSAAAMRESAETFPNGESYRLMSGLAEKHGVTIHAGSVAERDGDDYFNATIVFGPDGRQIAHYRKIHLFDVDAPGGVSYRESNMVSRGQEVVTYQVGEATVGCAICYDIRFPELFRKLRDAGADVIVLPAAFTLMTGKDHWELLARARACETQTWFLATGQTGAHAQGKNACYGHSMVINPWGHVTAQASDGVGTTSGRLDFDYTAKVRAAVPVANHHVIA
- a CDS encoding LysR family transcriptional regulator, yielding MNLKFLETFVWVARLRNFSVAAEKLCTTQAAVSNRIATLERELGVRLFERDLRNVGLTPHGQRALPQAEAIMRMVAEFERSISDAGQMRGTVMIGTVDSVVYAWLPRLIERVKETYPNVAIDLNVDTSLNLARQVQDGQIDLGLIMGPVVAPHIRNIELCVFDCLWIASPKLPLKPGRLAIADLTDYPIFAYSKGSQPHHSVLRAIELSGIDIETVRVFNSNSLATITRLIRDGVGVATLPRAVVQEFLDTGELHVLDVEATLPALHFHAVFNDNPGNALPALIADMAAEIAAS
- a CDS encoding PLP-dependent aminotransferase family protein, with the translated sequence MAQDEPVARWIDPLDPAAGPRYLQIADRITAAVATGALRPGDRLPPQRRLAELLDVDLTTVTRAYAEARQRNLLDAVTGRGSFIAARPEALGPPVDLSMNIPPAPKGVRLAELMQRGIAEVLARSSADLLMTYHVGAGSLADRAAGCAWLEPMLGRIEPQRVVVAPGAQPALVALLTVLARPGETLLCEPLTYPGLLAAARLRGLRPAPVPSDDEGLRPDALETTIHAYGAKLLCLTPTIQNPTAITMPERRRREIVALARAHDLTLIEDDPYSLLAGDAPPAIATFAPERTYHVATLSKALTPGLRTAFVVVPDGTAPDALARALRAITLMPAPLMTALATHWIRVGAAGDLLDGVRREAAARQALARAILPLSGRSHPNGLHIWQPLPAHWDRHRLIEAARREGLGVTPSDAFSVEGRAPDAVRISLGGVPDRARLGEALATLAAIIGHERVADHSVV
- a CDS encoding DUF983 domain-containing protein — its product is MSGEQWPPLSPLQTGLRGRCPRCGKGHLFQGFLKLRPSCEVCGLDYSFADPADGPAFFVMMFVCVPAAAFPLWLELAYQPPTWVHFVTTLPLILLTCIPPLQPLKGWLVAAQFFHKAEEGRLAKPIAREKPEG
- the lpdA gene encoding dihydrolipoyl dehydrogenase; its protein translation is MTEIICKLLVIGAGPGGYVCAIRAGQLGLDTVIVESGKLGGTCLNVGCIPSKAMIHVAEEFEKVAHAAAGKTPFGLTAGAPALDFGKAVAWKDGIVARLNNGVAALLRKAKVKIVHGRARFRDGKTVVVETETGPKVIRAERIVIATGSIPVELPFLPFGGPVISSTEALALAEVPRRLAVVGGGYIGLELGIAFAKLGSQVTIVEAQGRILPLYDADMTGPVAKRLTLLGIEVLLGAKARGAAPKGDALLVETADGQERRIAADKILVTVGRAPATAGLGLDELVLDMDGRFIRIGDQCETSMRGIHAIGDVTGEPMLAHRAMAQGEMVAEIAAGLSRAWDKRCIPAICFTDPEIVSAGLSPDEAKRAGLDVRIGQFPFAANGRAMTRDGEQGFVRIVAQAQTQLVLGIQAVGSGVSELSTAFGLAIEMGATLEDIAGTIHAHPTQGEGFQEAALKALGHAIHI
- a CDS encoding dihydrolipoamide acetyltransferase family protein; its protein translation is MAERIIKLPDVGEGIAEAELVEWHVKVGDIIREDDLLAAVMTDKATVEIPAPVDGEVTWIGAEVGDTVAIGSAIVKLKIAGEAGAEEPPADTAEPEPEQAESKSETPKSAVPESAKAAASPEPPRAMTVPKPTRAIATAAPQAPAAPRRAPGDKPLASPAVRLKAREAGIDLRQVTGTGPASRILHEDIDAFLLRGPEPGHTPGLAEKSGVTEVKIVGLRRKIAEKMALSKARIPHITIVEEVNVNPLEDLRATLNRKPTPERPKLTLLPFLMRAMVKALAEQPNLNALYDDEAGIVRQHAGIHLGIATQTPGGLMVPVVKHAEARDIWGCAVELNRIADRARDGTATRDELTGSTITITSLGAMGGIATTPVINHPEVAIVGVNKMMVRPVWDGTTFVPRKMMNLSSSFDHRVVDGWDAAVFVQRLKELLENPATLFIDV
- a CDS encoding alpha-ketoacid dehydrogenase subunit beta, translating into MPRMTMIEAIRSAMDVSMGRDENVVVYGEDVGFFGGVFRCTHGLQQKYGVNRCFDAPISEAGIVGTAIGMAAYGLRPCIEIQFADYMYPAYDQIVSEAARLRYRSNGDFTCPIVIRMPTGGGIFGGQTHSQSPEALFTHVSGLKTVVPSNPYDAKGLLIAAIEDPDPVIFLEPKRLYNGPFDGHHDRPVTPWSKHELGEVPDGHFALPLGKAAIRREGSACTIVTYGTMVHVAEAVAQETGIDAEVIDLRSLVPLDLDTITASVAKTGRCMVLHEATLTSGFGAELAALVQETCFYHLEAPVRRVAGWDTPYPHAQEWAYFPGPARVGQALAEIMESR
- a CDS encoding 3-methyl-2-oxobutanoate dehydrogenase (2-methylpropanoyl-transferring) subunit alpha, which translates into the protein MTSDTPLRFHVPQPASRPGEKPDFSHVVIPKAGTVERPPVDVDPKEIRDLAYSIIRVLNREGEAVGPWVPDLSKEDLIRGLRHMMTLRTFDARMQMAQRQGKTSFYMQHTGEEAVSCAFRIALAPGDMNFPTYRQAGLLIADEYPLVDMMCQIYSNERDPLKGRQLPVMYSSKQHGFFSISGNLATQFVQAVGWAMASAIKGDTKIAAAWVGDGSTAESDFHAALVFASTYKAPVVLNVVNNQWAISTFQGIARGGSGTFAARGLGFGIPALRVDGNDYLATYAVAQWAIERARRNLGPTLVEYVTYRAGAHSTSDDPSAYRPKHESDGWPLGDPLMRLKEHLIAVGAWSEERHKQAEAEILETVIAAQKEAESFGTLHSGGKPSARDMFEGVYAELPPHLRRQRQQLGV
- a CDS encoding Lrp/AsnC family transcriptional regulator gives rise to the protein MISRSRRGDEPDQTDLRILSALQEDGRLTTNALAEKVGLSPSPCWTRVKRLEESGAIEKYVAVLDQKVLGFNNVVFVEITLDKHDDKILDHFGEALTRIPEVVEAYLVTGEYDYLVKVVVSGTDHYERFLREMLYRIPGIRQTRTTFGLRTLKRAISIDPLKMPKP